A region of Ursus arctos isolate Adak ecotype North America unplaced genomic scaffold, UrsArc2.0 scaffold_31, whole genome shotgun sequence DNA encodes the following proteins:
- the ZKSCAN8 gene encoding zinc finger protein with KRAB and SCAN domains 8 isoform X1 produces the protein MAAESRKSLAPSPPDQAPEEDLVIVKVEEDHGWDQESSLHENNPPGQELFRLRFRKLCYQETLGPREALIQLRALCHQWLRPDLNTKEQILELLVLEQFLTILPEELQTLVKEHQLENGEEVVTLLEDLERQIDILGRPVPARAHGHGLWEEVVHSESAPELPNSALRPVAAQPKSPLPRGPQERAISTSQSPTPSQKGSPGDQEMAAALLTAGFQTLEKIEDMAVSLIREEWLLDPSQKDPSRDNKPENYRNMFSLGGETRNENRELSSKQVISTGIQPHGETAAKCNGDVIGGLEHGETRDLLGRLERQRGNPTQERRHKCDECGKSFAQSSGLVRHWRIHTGEKPYQCNVCGKAFSYRSALLSHQDIHNKVKRYHCKECGKAFSQNTGLILHQRIHTGEKPYQCNQCGKAFSQSAGLILHQRIHSGERPYECNECGKAFSHSSHLIGHQRIHTGEKPYECDECGKTFRRSSHLIGHQRSHTGEKPYKCNECGRAFSQKSGLIEHQRIHTGERPYKCKECGKAFNGNTGLIQHLRIHTGEKPYQCNECGKAFIQRSSLIRHQRIHSGEKSESIGV, from the exons ATGGCAGCAGAATCAAGAAAGTCGTTAGCGCCATCCCCACCTGACCAAGCTCCTGAGGAGGACCTTGTAATCGTCAAGGTAGAGGAAGATCATGGCTGGGACCAGGAATCTAGTCTGCATGAAAATAACCCTCCCGGCCAAGAGCTGTTCCGCCTGCGCTTCAGGAAGTTATGCTACCAGGAGACATTAGGACCCCGAGAAGCTCTGATCCAGCTCCGCGCACTCTGCCATCAGTGGCTGAGGCCGGATTTGAACACCAAGGAGCAGATCTTGGAGTTGCTAGTGCTAGAGCAGTTCTTGACCATCCTGCCTGAGGAGCTCCAGACTCTGGTGAAGGAACATCAGCTAGAGAACGGAGAGGAGGTGGTGACCCTATTGGAGGATTTGGAAAGGCAGATTGACATATTAGGACGGCCA GTCCCAGCCCGTGCACATGGACACGGGCTCTGGGAGGAGGTGGTGCATTCAGAGTCTGCGCCAGAGCTTCCAAATAGTGCGCTCCGACCTGTGGCAGCCCAGCCCAAGTCTCCACTGCCGCGAGGGCCGCAGGAGAGAG cCATCTCTACTTCTCAGAGTCCTACCCCTTCACAGAAAGGAAGTCCTGGAGACCAGGAGATGGCAGCAGCACTGCTCACAGCAGGGTTCCAG actTTGGAGAAGATCGAAGACATGGCTGTATCCCTGATTCGAGAGGAGTGGCTTCTTGATCCATCACAGAAGGATCCCAGTAGAGATAATAAGCCAGAGAATTACAGAAACATGTTCTCCCTGG GTGGTGAGACCAGGAATGAGAACAGGGAATTATCCTCGAAACAGGTAATATCTACTGGAATCCAACCACATGGAGAGACAGCTGCCAAATGCAACGGGGATGTTATCGGGGGTCTTGAGCATGGAGAAACCCGAGATCTTCTGGGCAGATTAGAGAGGCAGCGGGGAAATCCCACCCAGGAGAGACGACATAAATGTGATGAATGTGGGAAGAGCTTTGCTCAGAGCTCAGGCCTTGTTCGCCACTGGAGAatccacactggggagaaacccTATCAATGTAACGTGTGTGGTAAAGCCTTCAGTTACAGGTCAGCCCTTCTTTCCCATCAGGATATCCACAACAAAGTAAAACGCTATCACTGTAAGGAGTGTGGTAAAGCCTTCAGTCAAAACACAGGCCTGATCCTGCACCAGAGAATCCATACTGGGGAGAAGCCGTATCAGTGCAATCAGTGTGGGAAGGCTTTCAGTCAGAGTGCGGGCCTTATTCTGCACCAGAGAATCCACAGTGGGGAGAGaccctatgaatgtaatgagtgtgggaaagctttcagtcaTAGCTCTCACCTCATTGGACATCAGAGAatccacactggggagaagccCTATGAGTGTGATGAGTGTGGGAAAACCTTCAGGCGGAGCTCACATCTTATTGGCCATCAGAGAAGccacactggggagaaacccTACAAATGCAATGAGTGTGGGAGGGCCTTCAGTCAGAAGTCAGGCCTTATTGAACATCAGAGAATCCACACTGGAGAAAGACCctataaatgtaaagaatgtgggaaagctttcaATGGGAACACTGGCCTCATACAACATCTGAGAATtcacacaggggagaagccctatcaatgtaatgagtgtgggaaagcctttattcAGAGGTCAAGTCTCATTCGGCATCAGAGAATCCACAGTGGAGAAAAATCTGAATCCATAGGAGTTTAG